One part of the Vicia villosa cultivar HV-30 ecotype Madison, WI linkage group LG6, Vvil1.0, whole genome shotgun sequence genome encodes these proteins:
- the LOC131612838 gene encoding GDSL esterase/lipase At1g54790-like isoform X2 gives MFQTEAKFGTLKTHSCIVLTNNQIVMATDKYCMILTIITISLLPCFKSIHLDFPAVFNFGDSNSDTGTLVSTGFETLYLPYGQTYFHPPSGRYSDGRLIVDFLMDAFDLPFLNAYLDSLGLPNFRKGCNFAAAGSTILPATASSICPFSFGIQVSQFLRFKARALELLAKSRKFDKYVPSQDSFEKGLYMFDIGQNDLAGAFYSKSLDQILASIPTILVEFETGIKRLYDEGARYFWIHNTGPLGCLTQNVAKFGTDPSKLDELGCVSAHNIAAKTFNLQLHALCSKFQAQYPDSNVTYVDIFAIKSNLIANYSRYGFEQPIMACCGYGGPPLNYDSRVSCGNTKILNGTTITAKGCSDSSEYISWDGIHYTETANQYVASQILTGKYSDPPFSDKMPFLLKLKF, from the exons ATGTTTCAAACAGAAGCAAAGTTTGGAACTCTTAAAACACATTCTTGTATTGTACTAACTAACAATCAAATAGTTATGGCCACTGACAAATATTGTATGATTCTAACTATCATTACCATATCCTTGTTACCTTGTTTCAAATCCATCCACTTAGATTTTCCAGCAGTTTTCAACTTCGGTGACTCGAATTCTGATACCGGTACCCTTGTTTCCACTGGTTTTGAGACCCTTTACCTTCCATATGGACAAACTTACTTTCATCCACCCTCAGGGAGATACTCTGATGGCCGTCTCATCGTTGATTTTCTta TGGATGCATTCGATTTGCCGTTCTTAAACGCGTATTTGGATTCGTTGGGCTTGCCGAATTTTAGAAAAGGTTGTAACTTTGCAGCAGCGGGTTCAACTATCTTACCAGCCACTGCATCATCAATCTGTCCTTTCTCGTTCGGAATTCAGGTGTCTCAGTTTCTCCGATTCAAAGCTCGCGCTCTCGAATTGCTCGCGAAAAGTAGGAAATTCGATAAGTATGTACCGAGCCAAGATAGTTTCGAGAAGGGACTATACATGTTTGATATTGGACAGAATGATCTTGCTGGTGCATTTTACTCAAAATCATTAGACCAAATACTTGCATCAATTCCAACAATTCTTGTAGAATTTGAAACCGGGATCAAG AGACTATATGACGAAGGAGCTCGATATTTCTGGATTCACAACACAGGTCCTCTCGGATGCTTAACACAAAACGTTGCTAAATTTGGAACCGATCCATCGAAACTCGATGAACTAGGATGTGTTAGTGCACATAACATAGCTGCTAAAACCTTTAATCTGCAGCTTCATGCTTTATGCAGTAAATTCCAAGCACAATATCCAGATTCAAATGTTAcatatgttgatatcttcgccaTAAAATCTAACCTCATTGCAAACTATTCAAGATACG GGTTTGAACAACCTATAATGGCGTGTTGTGGATATGGAGGACCACCATTGAACTATGACAGTAGAGTTTCTTGCGGGAACACGAAGATATTGAACGGAACAACCATAACGGCGAAAGGCTGTAGTGATAGTTCTGAGTATATAAGTTGGGATGGAATTCATTACACTGAGACTGCAAATCAGTATGTTGCATCACAGATTCTTACTGGAAAATACTCTGATCCTCCTTTCTCTGATAAAATGCCATTCCTTCTTAAGCTCAAgttctaa
- the LOC131612836 gene encoding transcription factor bHLH94-like yields the protein MALEPTLLYQQDPFTYGFKELFNYNLLTDSEPNFDYNNFNLQNQQQQQQHGFLNNQTQNWNNNNNNNNNNSSPQMEDQVKAPKVVSNPSLDSSIIPTRSRSKKRRIKTSKNKEEIENQRMTHIAVERNRRKQMNEYLSILRSLMPQSFVQRVDQASIIGGAINFVKNLEQRLQFLGVEKEKEGKFDTTIVANKSKPFSEFFTFPQYSTSVCENSSETKMGGDEVHQSSNTIADIEVTMVESHANLKIRSRKRPKQLLKMVSSLHGMCLTILHLNVTTTHEFVFYSISVKVEDDCKFGSVDEIASAVYKMLERIQHESILN from the exons ATGGCACTAGAACCAACTCTACTGTATCAACAAGACCCTTTTACCTACGGATTCAAAGAACTCTTCAACTACAACTTATTAACAGATTCTGAACCTAACTTTGACTACAATAACTTCAACCTTcaaaaccaacaacaacaacaacaacatggtTTTCTCAACAACCAAACACAGAattggaacaacaacaacaacaacaacaacaacaattcttcACCACAAATGGAGGATCAAGTAAAAGCACCAAAGGTTGTCTCAAATCCATCTTTAGATTCCTCAATAATTCCCACTCGTTCTCGTTCCAAGAAACGCAGAATCAAAACAAGTAAGAATAAAGAAGAAATTGAGAACCAAAGAATGACTCACATTGCTGTAGAACGTAACAGAAGAAAACAAATGAATGAATATCTCTCTATTCTAAGATCTCTCATGCCTCAATCTTTCGTCCAAAGG GTTGATCAAGCATCTATAATTGGAGGGGCTATTAACTTTGTGAAGAATCTTGAACAAAGGCTACAATTTCTTGGagttgagaaagagaaagagggtAAATTTGATACTACTATTGTTGCGAATAAAAGCAAACCCTTTTCTGAATTTTTCACCTTTCCACAATACTCAACAAGTGTTTGTGAGAATTCCTCTGAGACAAAAATGGGTGGAGATGAAGTTCATCAATCTAGCAATACTATTGCTGACATTGAAGTGACAATGGTGGAAAGCCATGCAAATCTGAAAATAAGATCAAGGAAAAGACCAAAACAACTCTTGAAAATGGTTTCTAGTTTGCATGGGATGTGTCTCACAATCTTGCACCTTAATGTCACTACAACTCATGAGTTTGTCTTCTATTCTATCAGTGTTAAG GTGGAAGATGATTGCAAGTTTGGATCAGTGGATGAGATAGCTTCAGCTGTATACAAAATGTTGGAAAGGATTCAACATGAGTCAATATTGAATTAA
- the LOC131612838 gene encoding GDSL esterase/lipase At1g54790-like isoform X1, producing MEITSQDTINQPFKEKPSSCFSNSLLSKTLKQPIVYSYSYKRHQILYQYNIICHFHWFKMNNNNNMVFVLIHVFVLFSISMTVVNSVDWNFPAVFNMGDSNSDTGELTVGLGFQLAPPNGQNYFKTPSGRACDGRLIVDFLMDAFDLPFLNAYLDSLGLPNFRKGCNFAAAGSTILPATASSICPFSFGIQVSQFLRFKARALELLAKSRKFDKYVPSQDSFEKGLYMFDIGQNDLAGAFYSKSLDQILASIPTILVEFETGIKRLYDEGARYFWIHNTGPLGCLTQNVAKFGTDPSKLDELGCVSAHNIAAKTFNLQLHALCSKFQAQYPDSNVTYVDIFAIKSNLIANYSRYGFEQPIMACCGYGGPPLNYDSRVSCGNTKILNGTTITAKGCSDSSEYISWDGIHYTETANQYVASQILTGKYSDPPFSDKMPFLLKLKF from the exons ATGGAGATTACAAGTCAAGACACAATCAACCAACCCTTCAAGGAAAAACCATCTTCTTGCTTCTCTAATTCTCTCCTCTCAAAAACCTTGAAGCAACCAATTGTGTATTCATATTCATATAAAAGGCATCAGATTCTTTACCAATATAATATTATATGCCACTTTCATTGGttcaaaatgaataataataacaacatggTGTTTGTTCTTATTCATGTTTTTGTGTTATTTTCTATATCTATGACAGTGGTGAATTCAGTTGATTGGAATTTCCCAGCAGTTTTCAACATGGGTGACTCAAATTCTGACACTGGTGAACTTACTGTTGGCCTAGGCTTTCAGCTTGCCCCACCTAATGGACAGAATTACTTCAAAACTCCATCCGGAAGGGCGTGTGACGGCCGTCTCATCGTTGATTTCCTAA TGGATGCATTCGATTTGCCGTTCTTAAACGCGTATTTGGATTCGTTGGGCTTGCCGAATTTTAGAAAAGGTTGTAACTTTGCAGCAGCGGGTTCAACTATCTTACCAGCCACTGCATCATCAATCTGTCCTTTCTCGTTCGGAATTCAGGTGTCTCAGTTTCTCCGATTCAAAGCTCGCGCTCTCGAATTGCTCGCGAAAAGTAGGAAATTCGATAAGTATGTACCGAGCCAAGATAGTTTCGAGAAGGGACTATACATGTTTGATATTGGACAGAATGATCTTGCTGGTGCATTTTACTCAAAATCATTAGACCAAATACTTGCATCAATTCCAACAATTCTTGTAGAATTTGAAACCGGGATCAAG AGACTATATGACGAAGGAGCTCGATATTTCTGGATTCACAACACAGGTCCTCTCGGATGCTTAACACAAAACGTTGCTAAATTTGGAACCGATCCATCGAAACTCGATGAACTAGGATGTGTTAGTGCACATAACATAGCTGCTAAAACCTTTAATCTGCAGCTTCATGCTTTATGCAGTAAATTCCAAGCACAATATCCAGATTCAAATGTTAcatatgttgatatcttcgccaTAAAATCTAACCTCATTGCAAACTATTCAAGATACG GGTTTGAACAACCTATAATGGCGTGTTGTGGATATGGAGGACCACCATTGAACTATGACAGTAGAGTTTCTTGCGGGAACACGAAGATATTGAACGGAACAACCATAACGGCGAAAGGCTGTAGTGATAGTTCTGAGTATATAAGTTGGGATGGAATTCATTACACTGAGACTGCAAATCAGTATGTTGCATCACAGATTCTTACTGGAAAATACTCTGATCCTCCTTTCTCTGATAAAATGCCATTCCTTCTTAAGCTCAAgttctaa
- the LOC131612837 gene encoding uncharacterized protein LOC131612837 → MNRNRGEFGSMATEQVLDPSLPSCRYLLSAILAMEPSDCLLSHARACGGGSITEQVQQFILDHCLSTPGDFHAPYLKNFLKKLITQVECDHGSVLDQFYELYAHFITSFKDDSLGKRDSRICKKISFLFPDDYSELQTCQRSRVLTFSLKCSTNMLEGDTGCSIWPSSLFLSELILSHPELFSNKLCFEIGSGVGLVGLCLAHMKASEVILSDGDLSTLANMKLNLELNNLNVETDGLQRNEDTSTVKCLYLPWESASESQLQDIMPNVVLGADVIYDPVCLPHLVRLLTILLSQLNPNTKHENGEHYYKGAANRSDGRCKSVSSDGCNGQLKEGPVAYIACVIRNIETFNYFLSLGDQANLDIMDLTDSLKPMNLLPYMQSYNQADIKLLRITCRRTTQTTVT, encoded by the exons ATGAACCGAAACCGCGGCGAGTTTGGAAGCATGGCGACGGAGCAAGTACTGGACCCCTCTCTCCCATCATGCCGGTATCTCCTCTCTGCCATTCTGGCCATGGAACCTTCTGACTGCTTATTATCACACGCCAG GGCGTGTGGCGGAGGCTCAATCACTGAGCAAGTTCAACAATTTATCTTGGACCATTGCCTTTCCACACCT GGTGATTTTCATGCACCTTACTTGAAGAATTTTCTTAAGAAGCTTATCACCCAAGTtgagtgtgaccatggctctgtCTTGGATCAATTTTATGAACTCTATGCTCACTTCATTACATCATTTAAG GATGATAGTTTAGGCAAAAGAGATTCAAGAATCTgcaaaaaaatttcttttctttttcctgaTG ATTATTCTGAACTACAAACATGTCAGCGCTCAAGGGTGCTTACTTTTTCATTGAAGTGCTCTACAAACATGCTTGAAGGTGATACTGG ATGCTCAATATGGCCATCAAGCCTGTTTCTGTCCGAGTTAATACTTTCCCATCCTGAATTATTTTCTAATAAATTGTGCTTTGAg ATTGGCTCGGGAGTTGGTTTAGTCGGATTATGCCTAGCCCATATGAAAGCATCTGAG GTGATACTAAGTGATGGTGACCTTTCAACTTTAGCTAACATGAAGCTCAATTTAGAGTTGAACAACCTGAATGTTGAAACCGACGGGCTACAAAGAAATGAAGATACAAGCACG GTAAAATGCTTGTATCTGCCATGGGAATCTGCATCAGAAAGTCAACTACAAGATATCATGCCAAATGTTGT GTTGGGCGCAGATGTGATATACGATCCAGTTTGCTTGCCACACCTTGTTCGATTACTTACTATTCTTTTGAGCCAGCTAAACCCAAACACTAAACATGAAAATGGCGAACATTATTATAAAGGTGCCGCCAATAGATCTGATGGTAGATGCAAATCAGTTAGTTCTGATGGTTGTAATGGCCAGCTGAAGGAAGGACCAGTGGCTTATATCGCATGTGTTATTCGGAATATTGAAACCTTCAACTATTTTCTTTCTCTTGGGGACCAAGCGAACCTTGATATTATGGACCTAACAGATTCACTGAAGCCAATGAATCTCCTTCCTTACATGCAGTCATACAATCAAGCCGATATAAAACTACTGCGTATCACTTGTCGTCGTACAACTCAGACTACAGTAACATGA
- the LOC131612838 gene encoding GDSL esterase/lipase At1g54790-like isoform X3, which yields MEITSQDTINQPFKEKPSSCFSNSLLSKTLKQPIVYSYSYKRHQILYQYNIICHFHWFKMNNNNNMVFVLIHVFVLFSISMTVVNSVDWNFPAVFNMGDSNSDTGELTVGLGFQLAPPNGQNYFKTPSGRACDGRLIVDFLITNNQIVMATDKYCMILTIITISLLPCFKSIHLDFPAVFNFGDSNSDTGTLVSTGFETLYLPYGQTYFHPPSGRYSDGRLIVDFLMDAFDLPFLNAYLDSLGLPNFRKGCNFAAAGSTILPATASSICPFSFGIQVSQFLRFKARALELLAKSRKFDKYVPSQDSFEKGLYMFDIGQNDLAGAFYSKSLDQILASIPTILVEFETGIKRLYDEGARYFWIHNTGPLGCLTQNVAKFGTDPSKLDELGCVSAHNIAAKTFNLQLHALCSKFQAQYPDSNVTYVDIFAIKSNLIANYSRYGFEQPIMACCGYGGPPLNYDSRVSCGNTKILNGTTITAKGCSDSSEYISWDGIHYTETANQYVASQILTGKYSDPPFSDKMPFLLKLKF from the exons ATGGAGATTACAAGTCAAGACACAATCAACCAACCCTTCAAGGAAAAACCATCTTCTTGCTTCTCTAATTCTCTCCTCTCAAAAACCTTGAAGCAACCAATTGTGTATTCATATTCATATAAAAGGCATCAGATTCTTTACCAATATAATATTATATGCCACTTTCATTGGttcaaaatgaataataataacaacatggTGTTTGTTCTTATTCATGTTTTTGTGTTATTTTCTATATCTATGACAGTGGTGAATTCAGTTGATTGGAATTTCCCAGCAGTTTTCAACATGGGTGACTCAAATTCTGACACTGGTGAACTTACTGTTGGCCTAGGCTTTCAGCTTGCCCCACCTAATGGACAGAATTACTTCAAAACTCCATCCGGAAGGGCGTGTGACGGCCGTCTCATCGTTGATTTCCTAA TAACTAACAATCAAATAGTTATGGCCACTGACAAATATTGTATGATTCTAACTATCATTACCATATCCTTGTTACCTTGTTTCAAATCCATCCACTTAGATTTTCCAGCAGTTTTCAACTTCGGTGACTCGAATTCTGATACCGGTACCCTTGTTTCCACTGGTTTTGAGACCCTTTACCTTCCATATGGACAAACTTACTTTCATCCACCCTCAGGGAGATACTCTGATGGCCGTCTCATCGTTGATTTTCTta TGGATGCATTCGATTTGCCGTTCTTAAACGCGTATTTGGATTCGTTGGGCTTGCCGAATTTTAGAAAAGGTTGTAACTTTGCAGCAGCGGGTTCAACTATCTTACCAGCCACTGCATCATCAATCTGTCCTTTCTCGTTCGGAATTCAGGTGTCTCAGTTTCTCCGATTCAAAGCTCGCGCTCTCGAATTGCTCGCGAAAAGTAGGAAATTCGATAAGTATGTACCGAGCCAAGATAGTTTCGAGAAGGGACTATACATGTTTGATATTGGACAGAATGATCTTGCTGGTGCATTTTACTCAAAATCATTAGACCAAATACTTGCATCAATTCCAACAATTCTTGTAGAATTTGAAACCGGGATCAAG AGACTATATGACGAAGGAGCTCGATATTTCTGGATTCACAACACAGGTCCTCTCGGATGCTTAACACAAAACGTTGCTAAATTTGGAACCGATCCATCGAAACTCGATGAACTAGGATGTGTTAGTGCACATAACATAGCTGCTAAAACCTTTAATCTGCAGCTTCATGCTTTATGCAGTAAATTCCAAGCACAATATCCAGATTCAAATGTTAcatatgttgatatcttcgccaTAAAATCTAACCTCATTGCAAACTATTCAAGATACG GGTTTGAACAACCTATAATGGCGTGTTGTGGATATGGAGGACCACCATTGAACTATGACAGTAGAGTTTCTTGCGGGAACACGAAGATATTGAACGGAACAACCATAACGGCGAAAGGCTGTAGTGATAGTTCTGAGTATATAAGTTGGGATGGAATTCATTACACTGAGACTGCAAATCAGTATGTTGCATCACAGATTCTTACTGGAAAATACTCTGATCCTCCTTTCTCTGATAAAATGCCATTCCTTCTTAAGCTCAAgttctaa